cttcctcgaggttaggcgttctgtatcattaccgccagttcttttccccctcaccgatgctctccatatacaggggccttgtccaccctcgtatggagtatgcatcacatgtgtgggggggctccactcacacagctctcttggacagagtgaagtctaaggctcttcgtctcatcagctcacctcctcttactgacagtgttctacctcttgaattccgccgcaatgttgcatctcttatTATCTTCGATCGATATTTtcttgctgactgctcttttgctCCTGGCAACTGTatgcccccaccccccctcccgcggccccgctgcattccaactttctactctagctcattctTATGTtttccaagccccttatgcaagggttaaccagaatcttcattcttgtatcccttacactggtgaactctgaaacagccttcatTCGTCTGTGTTACATCATGCCTATAATttgtcctctttcaagaggaatgtATCAAGACcctcccgaaagtgacctctctattggccactcttttgttttctcttctataggagcagtgattagcgggctattttccatttttttgttgttgttgcccttgagctgtttcctttgcagtaaaaaaaaaaataataacaccaggCGCTGGTTTGACTGCTAGCCGGAGGGAGGGCAGTGATGCTGGACCCCTGAGAGGATAAACCTCCCGTCCACCCAAAAAATCAATCAAaaccaggaaggagaaaaaaaaagagaaccccccccctcccccccccagctcggggaggttgaggacgctTGACTCCTCAGCCGAAAAATCcacaaagatagaaaaaaaataataatggtgcTTTAAACTTTAACAAATACATTCAGACTGAACTAAATTATTTTTTCGAACGTTGTTGTATAACGTGTCAGGTTCCTAACTTCAGTGGTTCCGTGCAACACAATtgaataattaataaaaaaaactcgaccgccacttccttccttcttcacattAACCAAACTAAAAACGTATCATCGTGGCGGCCACTAGATGTCGCTTCAAGTGAAAGTCATCTCTTCTGACCCACTGGTTCTATGTGATCTGATcatctatgtaactctctctctctctctctctctctctctctctctctctctctctctctctctctctctctctctctttttctcatatcCTTCACGTATTCCCGGTGTCGAGGtggagatgggagtttctctcATTTCCTAGTGCTGGGAGGAAAGGCTCTCTACCCGGGGCATGACGCTTATGGCTTCCTataggaggctggcgtcctcagcCTCTTGTAAGTTTTATTGACATTATTTTgaattgttttttttcatgtttttaactattttaccgttttttttatagttttatattacattatatttTGCGTTAAATTCGGCGCCTTGTaaccctgcagttgcggcgccaggAGCAGCACTCCTCAATAACCATCATCCCCGCCCCCTTCTCAGTTATTCATATTTTCTCAGGTACCAGAAATCATCAGCTCAGGAGACATCCATAGCACCTCCGCCCATCACCACTACATCGGCAGCAACATCGGGAACATCAGCTCAATCACAGCAAGATTTCACTACTAGTAACTCTGCGTCATTCGTTAAGGTGAAAGAAAGCCATATCCTAACATCTACCACAAAAGATGATGATGCATTAACTGTTCATGTTCCTGGAATAAGCAATGTAAATGtagcaccaaccaccaccaccaccaccaccaccattacaggtACACAAGTTCGTCCccaccctcacaccaccaccaccaccaccattacaggtACACAAGTTCGTCCCCAccctcacatcaccaccaccaccaccacaatcacaccaCATCATCTCCGTGAAAATACTACCAGCTTTTCACTACACCCTACCACAGCAGTTCCTCACATCAACAATATCACAGTTTCCGGACGACTACAACCAACTTCAGCAACACCAATAGCACTGTCACACAGCTACATACCTTCCCTCACTCACAGATTCACTCCCTTATCTTCTTTGGAGGATGCTTATTTCACCAGAACTGCGGGTCACCACGGCTCTCGCTTATCACAAGATAAATCACAGGACTATACTGAACCCATTGTCACTCCATTTACCAAAAGTGATAATCTGCCGACAGTTACACATCAGGGAGACAAAGAGAATGGTCGAGTGGATACAGTCGCGCCCATTGCATACATCAGCCACACAAACATAGAGAATGAAGAGGTAGTGCCCGTGTCATGGAAAGCGGCTGttatacaaacaaataaagaacacGTAACAGCTACAAACAAAGCTACAATGAAAGATCATAATGGAAGTGGTCTAGGAGACATAGTTAATCTGAATGTGGGTAGATTAGATTTAGCTAATCCAACTGTTATTAACTCTACTGTGGTTGATACATTAGAAATTATCCACACGACACTTTCCCCACCTGGCAGTACTGTCTACAGCATACATCATGGTAACAACACCAATTCTAATGAGACAATAGAAAGCGATAAAACTGTGACTTCTAATGAGAGACAGAGCAGTTTCCACATAAGACAAAACCCCTTCAATTACACAAACACTGAAAACACAACTTCAAATTCATTTTTCAAGAGTAAAGGGGAACATAATGGTGTTGAGAGGACCGGTGTGATAAGCAAGGCTCCTGCCATCACCTCCCAGCCCCGAAATGGAAGTCTTATCACTAATGAAAACCCCAATTTAACACCACTTTCTGAGAATAGGTATgaaaaggatggggaagagaggaaaggtgctAGACGTGAGCCTCCTAATAACGCCCGCAATTCCGAACACGAGAGTTCTAGCCCTCAGCTGGAGGGCACTAAGCTGCAAGGCCACAAAGCGTTTCATCCCGGCCCACCTCAGTGTCACAACAGACACCCCATCCCACACTGCCTCATCACCACATCAgtgcctccatcaccaccaccgataCAAGGACACCTCCCACAGTTCAGCCCAGCAAGCAGGCTGCGCTTTGTTTTAAGAAAGCGCCCGCTGCTAAGAGCACACAAACTCAGTCAACATCCGTCACAGAATGTAACCATCAGGAAGGTTTTGCCGCAGTTTAGCCCAGCGAGTGGAATCAAGTTTCTCTTGCTTCCTCCCATGGTTCATGAATCAGCAggtcagcagaagcagcagcagtttGGAAGCAACACCAGTTCTAGGGTTACTGAGGAAAGTAATGATGAGGGTACGGAGATTAAATCAGACATGGCAAATGTAACGAAACACTCCACTATGGAAGATGTTAGCGGCACACAGGAAGCTACGGACAGTCACAGTAATGTAAATGATTCCAAGGTGGCACAGGATAACGCTTTTAAAATGAAGGATGACTCTGATTACATGCAGGACCACAATGATAAGGATGACAAGACAGTGACACAGAACAATACCGATTCCAGAATGAAGAACGAGGCTAACCATCTGTCCCTGCAGACACATAGTGCAGCCTCCATAGCACAACACAGGACCTCTCTTGCGACGCACGGACACAACATTACAAAGAGTACAGAAGCACCTGAGAGAAAACCTAAAGATAAAGATGAGCTTGCCTTAAAAACTTCTGTACCAGAGGATCGAAACAACAAATACATTTACTTGGATGGAAACAGTGACTCAAAAGTGACGAGTACGGATACTAACTCTGAAGTGACACTTTCAAAACGACCCAAGGAAAATATTTCATTCCTGGTAGAACATTCTGCATTAATAGAAGAAAGCAAAACTAATaatttctttgtctcctcttcaAGTTCGAAATTTGGCAAGAGTAATGAGTCTGAGATGAACAACCGTGAAGGCACAAAAAGTATAATTAGCATGGCCCAGGGAGATGGCTGCCATGTTGACGGGTGCAAATCAAACAGGACTTCCATCCAAAAGAACAACTCTAAATTAGAATTGGGCAGTAAAACGAGTTTAGAAATGATTATTAAGTCAAGTACTCCTAACTCTGAGGTAGAGGATGGAGTAAATACCGATCCGGGAACAAAAGTTATCATGAGCAATCCTTTGCCAGAGATCGAAATAAAACACATTAGTAATATTAATCAGAAAAGAAAGACCGGACCCCAAAACACTAACTTTCAAAATGGAGAGACGAGTGAGACTAAACTCTACGGAAGGAAGACAATGAGTACACCTGAAAACAGAGAGCAACACCCTGTAGAAAAGGAGACACATAGAGGTGATGATACAAGTAACAGCTCTGCTAACCCCCATACGCCAGCACATACAGTCACGCCCTGGCCAGATAGGGCAAGGATCAGGGTGTTCGTGACCCCACACAGACACATGCAACCTAATCCTCCTCACCAAACATCGGCATTCTCAAGTGGGCACCTGTCAACCCAATCAAGGCACAAAGGAAAGCCTGTCACAAGCAGCTCTTCCATAGGCACACATGACagtacaggtacacacacacctgagtacCAAATATCACATGCCACAGACACCCAcggccccccaacacacacatcctcAATAACCACACCCTGGACACACACCTACAcgagggagcgaggagaggaaCAATCAACCGCTGACTTCCTTAGGCATCTACCAGAGTTCCTGCGAGGGTCTGTCTTCATCGATCGTGCAGATATGGGTGGACTGGCAGGTGTTGCAGTCAGTGATAGCTATGGCAGTGTTTACTACCAGGGGAACTAACTTGTAGTGTAGTTACAGCACATTATTTAACAGGGTATTTATGGAGATGAAACCACTTCTAAAATGTTAAATAGGGTACAATTGATATTTGCCTAATTTTTGAGCGGTTCTTAATTGTTTGACACTAACTCGTTGGAGTCCCATTAAATATACTGCTACATGCGGTccagtgtagtgtgtgtgtgtgtgtgtatgtgtgtgaatagTATTAAAAGGTATCTTAGTtaatttttagctttttttcttgctctctaTTACGAAATTAAGTGTACATATTTGTTAGAAGTTCGAAAGCTCATTCATGTAATATTTTTTGCAGTTTTtaagatctggatcttcaaaCATATAAGAAGTCTAAGAACTGACAAGTTTCCTCGAATGTCTGTCATGTTTAATTTTCATATTAAATGTATAATACTGCCTTAATTAAggaatatatttgttttattgccATGGCACTATAAGTATTACTGAAACCTgctctactatcactactactactactactattattgttaatactactactgccattatttatttattttctcttacgttttcgcctgtggcgccggtaggcttgcttccaggggcctgatggtatggccgaGCCCGTTGTGGGGCAGGCaaatatttatagtggcgccatcttgcatcagctcatgctgccccccggagctcatctttgatcctagaatctagagtccgggtcgataggtgaacttctggacagcatgtgggtagtcttaagacactcggtggtgactgaaaaatcgcaATTTGTGGCATCGCCGGTTGGTAGGATGTTTGATATTTCTATATAAAACTGTTAGTACTTATGACCATCCCCTTCATAGTAAACTTCCCCCACCTTTTCACCATGTTCGTGCTACTAGGTTCACAGAATCCCTTAATAGTAAAGCTTTTTCATATATACGATGCAATAGTAATCAGTTTTCAAGATCATTTATCCCTGCCCTAACGAAACTATGGAACTCTCTTCCAGAAGAGGTTGTTAATTCCTGTTCATCTAATTTATTCAAAAGGAGGGTTAATTCTTTTCTTCAAAATCGCCCATTCTCATTTCCATGGCTATGCTGGGCCCTCCCTAGAGACTCActgagggccgctttcacagtcgtctggtacgcaccctacacaaaggccctaccatccttgTAGTaggcattaccatcgcctcgatccgctttcacagtcgctgttttcatgatatcggcgactaccagcgtggtgacgatcatgacaagacgaaggcgcgtgattcggcagtgttggtatgccggagcggcgtgaaatgtcaacattacatcagctgagcggaggaatatgaaaaataaacgtacaaaaagtaaacgtgaagaataaatataaagagtaactgtgaagaataaatatgatgaaaaaatgtggagtgtctcGCTGATTCACCCCTCAAATgatcaaatctgctgatagcctaatatttcctaggcggaaaaggtgaaataatgatGAGAAGTATTAATAATTATTAAAGTTCTCTTATATTAGCAGATGTCAAAAATACAGACTCATCACCTATATcaattacatttattcattattcacacttatttatcagacttcacatttattctcTACTTAATAGGGATGATTTCGTTATATAAATGCCCTATGCATACACattaggctaactagaataacacgagtttgacaaagaaggcataacaggtgaataatggtgacaagtattaaagtcctcccttcttctttgttgtgtacttttgcaacaataaaccatcaataaATCAAactgaaattctcagcaggacgtttactgtcagcaggtgaagtgagttcatgtcattcaaagtgTTCTAAATTTTTTCTCATATCaccattgaagccgtgcaacgtgttGCTTCTAGGTTCCTTGCGCCTACGTCACGTATTTCCCACAATGCACCGGACTCTATCAGCTGAGTTTGTTTACATTTCGTTGTGTGGGTCCATGGCTGGTTTCAGGCGCTAAGGATGGCTGTGTTGAGAGACCACTCCTCGTATTATTACCAGCTTCCAGCGGATGCAGCACacagatatgatgaaaaaatatctGTTATAGGAAATGTAAATCCTTATATCATAGATAATGACTGTTTTCACGATGATGAGGCCGGGGGGGCGGGAGGTCCAATCGTAAGACCAACCCTAATAACATTGTTTCAAGTGCCTCTGCTACTGCAAATATTAATGCTGACGGTAGTGATGATAGATATTGTGGATTGTGTGGAGGTGACATGGATGACAATTGCATAGGCTGTGATAAGTGTCCCCTATGGCTTCATGACTCTCCTCTGTGTATGGGTCTGTCCCAGTCAATTATACAGTCATTAAAAGAGGGTGGAGATGCTTTACTGTTTGTCTGTACTGGATGCAGAGTTGGGAATTCCGGCGGGActtgtggtgttggtgggggaGGTAGGTGCACTGGGGACAGTGGTAGTAACAACCTTGCCCTAAGCAGCTCTATGAGACTGTTAGGGCCTTTTGTACTTCTGTTAAGGCTTTATCTGAGCAGGTTACTGTCTTGACTAACCAGGTGTCggttgaaacatttgaaacatttgaaacatttattaatagcctattaggtacagttacataattatgttgtatgtattgttagaggccagcctttatataagcataagcttttcaggcctTGCACCCATGGCAGCGCCAGTTGTCAAGCTAATGCTGGGCTTAGCCAGGCCATGGCACTGGTGTTTGGGGAAACCCTCCAACAGAATCTCAAGATCTTAGTCTTATAATCAGGAAGGAGATTGTTGAAATTGAGGAGAGACGCAAATTTAAAGACTCCATAATTTTTCGTGGTATCATggcagtcagcgcgcgaccttccttgggttcacacgtgactttgccccgctgctgtgtggtgccaactcgctctttcctctgttttcctctgctttcgcggtgtgaggcgttctgtgcttctgtgtaactgctgctgtactggaggactacaaaaccaggaggattaccctgccttctactacagaccgctaagtgttctgatttagtatttacttagttagatagtgatccacagttactcctaggacaagtgtattaagcttcccacatctacactaaattcaacattctttcacgccaacccagtgctacacggttttatattgcttttgtgttttttatattgcttttgtgctttcttctccttctattattaggatactttactgtgctgtgataataggactacgtgaatcaggcgcgccaagctaagttaatttctaagtccacacaaaaacactagataatccactttccgcgcaaacctagtgaacacagttattatcttctttacataagtgatttctcagtatattaatattggcctatgttttgtcttggtgggtagaaataaccgcgcctttttacccgagacacacccttttccccggggaattgacctgactgcgacctcacagcagctgtggtttgttttcctagatacacatttttgacctgacgacctcaccgcagctgcgtactttgttatcgtcttaacgcgcctaattgtttccgtcttgcctcgcccataatcttcaccatgacgtccctcaagcgttgttctgggtgtggccttcgcatggccaagcagtactttctttccaaggacgtttgtaggttctgcgttaagactcagaaggatgatcagaggatcatagagttagagaatagggttacgactctcgccgcccaggtacacttactggttagtgcagcagcaacaagccccgcctcctcctcctccccttcctcttcctcttcttcctcgtcctcctccccttcctcttcctcttcttcctcgtcctcctcccctctagtattgtcttcaaccacacagcagcccctcccatcctcctcctcctcctcctcgaccatctccgatctccccgcttcccacccctccttctcctcttcttcctcctcttcctcctcctcctcctcctcctcctcctcctcgccttcctcctccgtcccccctctcccctctccccgcccaccctcctcctctccctcttcctcctccttgtcctccgcctcttcgctcgtccctccctcccacacctgtccttcaccttccccttccccctcttcctcctccctctcctcgtccgtccctccctccccacctcactctccctgtcaccttctcctccttcctcctcctcctcctcctcctcctcctcctccccctccccctcctcctcctccgcctcaaattcctcgccttcctcttccgtcccccctctcccctcttcccgcccactctccccctcctcctcctctccctctttctcctccttgtcctccgcctcctcgctcgtccctccctccaacacctgtcccttaccttccctttccccctcttcctcctccctctcctcgtccattcctccctccaccacctcaccctccctttctccttcttcctcttcctcctcctcctccccctttccaccttccacctcttccacaatttctcctcgttcttcacagcaggtccctcccctcccttcccgctctcccctccccccgtcaCCCACCCCACCAGGCCCCCCCTCCGACCGGcgggttggtggtgttggtggtagtcaggttcgttatgttgacaggtatttttgctccaaggataagaacaggacgagggtgtgtttcccaggggcaggggtgggccatatatcagacaggattgaggcgtgtatggcaagcgagggatcgaaccccattgtctttctcagctgtggcggaaacgacgtttctcgtgtgccaagcgaggaccttttcaggcgttttagagaattgttaggcaggatacgtgacgctggtgggtcaccagtagtgtgtggcgtcctgccaaggaggggcgttggcgatggatggctgtccagggcgatagcagtgaacagcagacttgctgagcactgcgagcgcaatgggtggctgttcgtcgacaattgggaccacttctttggcaacgacgccctctacgcccgtgacgggatacacttgacattcaagggtgttgaggctctctcagactcccttgagcgagcacttggtaccctgagggattttttagtatcgGGTCGGGGGGGAGGAGTAATTGGAGCCATGttaggagtaatgggaggggacatctagctcataatataaccaggcagcttagaagtaattctagaggagtaacagaggacgggctaagaatcttctatactaacagcaggagcctcagaaacaagatagacttactaaggggtgaagcttgttcagaaaattttgacataatagcgatcactgagacatggatagactttgctaatagaaattttaggtcagaatttgaaataacgggttatcagatgtttcacaaagacagaaggggcagaaagggaggtggagttgcgctatatgttaaagactcacttaaatgtttagttaacaactcagtcaaaactaacatggattcagaatcagtttgggtggacgtttacaaagggaaagaaaaactaactctaggagttatatacaggccacccaaccttaacaggcaggacacgagtatattactacaggagattggcagggcgagtatgagtagaaatgtctgcgtaatggggactttaattataggaatatagactgggaagatctagtgggtgacctggaagccgaggactttcttgaagttatacaagataatttccttaagcaggtagttactgagcctaccagaggagataacatattagacttagtcctaaccaataatgggaacttgctacgtgagttggaggtgggcggagagttaggaaatagtgatcacagaacggttcgttttaggttagactgggcggtaaccgcgatccaaacccagtgttagtgccagattttagaaaagcaaactacgaggggcttcgaagacatcttgaaggggtaaactgggataatttagggattcatgagggccagaactgcggattggagagccaggagaaccaggtagaaatgtcttacaataatttagttagagtaatagtagaggggcaagaacagcatataccacagcgaacacttagaaaagaaaacaatgatcctaagtggatgactcgtggactaaaacacgagattgggttaaagaggaatttatcagaaaataaagaatgggaaacacatctcaagggccggtacgtcgaactatctagattagttaagaaaaacaccaggatagcaaagaagaactatgagatcaaagtagcaaatgaggcgaaaagtaatcctaagggcttctttcagatgtatagaacaaaaacacgggagaaaattggaccgctgaaatcaaacacaggggagctagtagaaaattacgaaaatatgagcacattgttgaacgactacttcctttcagtattcacacaggaggatcgaacgactataccggaaagagttcaggtgtacgagggcggggatggcgataaattgagggatataatcattaccaggcaagtagttcaggatgagatagataagcttaagaagaacaagtcgccaggtcctgacgggatatttccgagggtattaaaggagctaggtgatataatcagagacccactaaccgacatctttaagatgtcggtaaatactggctatgtgccgagcctatggaaagtagctaatgtgacgccgatttttaaaaagggggacaggtcagttgcttcaaactatcgcccaattagcttaacatcggttatagggaagatgctggagtccataatagccaggaacattctggagcatttagagaaacatagcttaattcacgactcgcagcatgggttcacaaaaggtaggtcatgcctcaccaatctcttgtccttctacaataaagtatttgaggcggttgacagagatgaaaattatgatgtaatctatcttgattttagtaaagcgtttgacaaagttcctcaccaacgactgttgcttaaattacaggctcacggagtagagggtaaagttttgaactgggtcaaggcgtggcttagcaataggaagcaaagagtgcaaatcaatggtaaaaagatctgactggggatgtgttacgagtggggtcccacaaggttcggtattaggtccacttttgtttattatttatatcaatgacttagacacaggaattagtagtgatgttagtaaatttgc
Above is a window of Eriocheir sinensis breed Jianghai 21 chromosome 16, ASM2467909v1, whole genome shotgun sequence DNA encoding:
- the LOC126999200 gene encoding serine-rich adhesin for platelets-like, which codes for MLMAAVVITKPTQAKRYGSYEDGNSGAGGTKWPAEEQPTTSNTNTTTGTHVYNIYHYDRRMWPNPGYSSDGGGHSKLQHNNHHQPHDHPQPNLLLPPQYSQSFVDNMNYQYTSRRHENPQALQASSHIQQRPNYKLQHSPHHSQRNAQSAPLTSSLNQQLQYPPYLSHQPQQQHTLQFVPHPHYKFQYNTNHSQTRSQPPSKPSPDNRSPQQPLHHNLQYSKSHHWFLKYPSQFFNGWMMQQQLQQQQRQQHEDERYQKSSAQETSIAPPPITTTSAATSGTSAQSQQDFTTSNSASFVKVKESHILTSTTKDDDALTVHVPGISNVNVAPTTTTTTTTITGTQVRPHPHTTTTTTITGTQVRPHPHITTTTTTITPHHLRENTTSFSLHPTTAVPHINNITVSGRLQPTSATPIALSHSYIPSLTHRFTPLSSLEDAYFTRTAGHHGSRLSQDKSQDYTEPIVTPFTKSDNLPTVTHQGDKENGRVDTVAPIAYISHTNIENEEVVPVSWKAAVIQTNKEHVTATNKATMKDHNGSGLGDIVNLNVGRLDLANPTVINSTVVDTLEIIHTTLSPPGSTVYSIHHGNNTNSNETIESDKTVTSNERQSSFHIRQNPFNYTNTENTTSNSFFKSKGEHNGVERTGVISKAPAITSQPRNGSLITNENPNLTPLSENRYEKDGEERKGARREPPNNARNSEHESSSPQLEGTKLQGHKAFHPGPPQCHNRHPIPHCLITTSVPPSPPPIQGHLPQFSPASRLRFVLRKRPLLRAHKLSQHPSQNVTIRKVLPQFSPASGIKFLLLPPMVHESAGQQKQQQFGSNTSSRVTEESNDEGTEIKSDMANVTKHSTMEDVSGTQEATDSHSNVNDSKVAQDNAFKMKDDSDYMQDHNDKDDKTVTQNNTDSRMKNEANHLSLQTHSAASIAQHRTSLATHGHNITKSTEAPERKPKDKDELALKTSVPEDRNNKYIYLDGNSDSKVTSTDTNSEVTLSKRPKENISFLVEHSALIEESKTNNFFVSSSSSKFGKSNESEMNNREGTKSIISMAQGDGCHVDGCKSNRTSIQKNNSKLELGSKTSLEMIIKSSTPNSEVEDGVNTDPGTKVIMSNPLPEIEIKHISNINQKRKTGPQNTNFQNGETSETKLYGRKTMSTPENREQHPVEKETHRGDDTSNSSANPHTPAHTVTPWPDRARIRVFVTPHRHMQPNPPHQTSAFSSGHLSTQSRHKGKPVTSSSSIGTHDSTGTHTPEYQISHATDTHGPPTHTSSITTPWTHTYTRERGEEQSTADFLRHLPEFLRGSVFIDRADMGGLAGVAVSDSYGSVYYQGN